TGACActgagagatggctgagtgaggAAGTTATGGAACTTGTGGGTTCAGATGCCAGATCACTGAGAATCTTAAGCAACAGGGAACTTGTGATATGAACAATTTAGTGGGTTCATTATGTGGGAGAAGTGAGACCCAGGGATTGCTTGTAGTTTACAGAACAGATCCCATCATGAGTGGTTTGTTTGGCCTCCAGACCCTCCTTCCAGCAACATATGCTTCAACTGCATAATTAAGTATGTCCTGATTATATACGGTCTAACAGAGATTTTCAGTCATCTTTTTTATAGTGAGATTTACTGTTGGCTGGTTCTGAAAGCATCAAGACCACCCATGTCTCAATTTCCTCAGGTCTCCCATAATGCAATACTCTTTGGCTTCGACTTTCCCTATTGCACAAAAAAGGGGGGCTTTTGGAAGTGATCTTGCTTACTCCATAAACTAGAGCTTATTGATGTCAGAAGGGGCTTCTTTTATGCGAGCAGTGCGGTTTTCTAACTGGATACATCCCTGTTGCTTACAAAATATTGACCATCTTAGCTCTCCGCCAGCTTACAGCACCGAGGATGAACTgagaataaagaaaagcattaaaCTTTACTTTTGTCCTAAGTAACCCAATAGCTGAGGACACAGATAAAATGCTTCTCtgattatttgtttactttcctTCTCTTAACATATTTGTACTATATTGCTAGTGTTCTTACTCTGGAAATAAATATAGCTATTTTAAAATAGTCCTGAAAAAGTTGATGCAAGTGAAAAAAAAGCATAATTTTAGGAAGCCCTTGTAACTCCAGGAAATGAAAGCTATGCCCAAAACATAAGGTAGACCTAATGAAGAATTTGAAGAAAgctgctttcttatttttttttcaagcagaAATTTTCTTAAGTAAATATTTAGCTGTGTCTTagaacaaagtaaataaattgaaTTAAACATGCATAGCAATCCCTTCCCTAATCTTTATTCTTGCTTATAAGAGAGAATTCAACTACGCTTGcatccttgaaaaaaaaatgctggtgCAGACAGCCATGAGTTCACGGGCCACAGGGGTTTAGTATAGGATAACATTACAAGTACAgataatatattaaagaaatggaagaaaggacAACTAACAGGTCAAAATTGATGTGTGGAAATCTACAGCTGAGAAGGAGATGGATACTTTCTTTACCCTACTTCTTTGAACCAAACATAGCAAAGGCTCAAAGAGAACTGGAATGTCTACTGTTGCATTATTGTTGCATTAACGCATAgaagaatacacacatacacacacacacacacacacacacacacgcgcgcgcacgtatgtatacatacacatatatatttacttataatacatatgtatatttatacatatacatgttttaaaatattcacttgtgaaatattatatataagtgaATGTTTTAAAACTTACACCTTAAAGATACAAAGACActacttatatatttaaattacctAAAAATAGTTTGTATAACTGATAGAcactgttgtttgtttctttgtttttttaatatcattttagATGTCCATAATGTAAGTGTCCTGGGAAATCAAGAGACACACCTGTGGCAAGCTGAAGTCACCAGTGGCATTACATCTTATGAACAGATGTTTGAAGTAGGTAAAATTTTGTAAATGTTATACCACATTTAAGGCCTGAACATTAAAGAGTGTTCTACTTACTCAGGGACTTAATCCACAGCATACTACACAAACTCTCCACAATGATGGAGACTGGAAAAGAACCTGATTGTTTTGATCTAACTGAGACTTGTAGAGTGTCTTAGTTTTCATTGTCAAAAGCAAACTTTGCTGTGCATTCTTACTATTTGGGGCCATTGACACCCTTCCATTAAAAGCTAATTTTATTGCTACATGAGAAGTTACAGATGTGGAAGACCTCTAATTAAAGTTTGATGAATATGGAAATATCCTTTGGATAATGTAGGATTTACTGCCCAAGGCATGACTtaagtaagaaagaaaagttttgagTCCAATGTCTATTGGAAAATATTGTGTAGCAAGACTAAACTCagtaaagattaaaaaatattccaagaGCAGTACTCCATATGTTAGAGGTTGTGAGAAATTTTTCATTAAGAAATCAGATTTCAAAATATTAGGAAGCAGATATTGTTGATATTAGTGAATAGTCTCATGTGTTATAAAGAATATAACAAAATCTTCTATTTCAAGGCAGAACTGCAGATTCAAGAGAAAATTCATCGAGAGGCGAAAACATATGAATATAAAGAATGTATGGAAAACTTTTATCTGAATTCACAGCACACCAGGAATCAGACATCTCAGTCATATGAGAACCCCTATGGATGGGAGGAATGCAGAAAAGCTTTCTATTATCAGTCGACCCTcactcaacatcaaagatttCATATAGGTGAGAAACTCTATGACTCTCCACAATGCTGGGAAATTTTCCCCTGGAAGTCCCAGCTCAGTGTACATGAGACATTTCGTGCAGGTGAGAGGCGCTATGAGTGTGAAGAATGCAGGAAGTCTTTCCATCGGAAGGCAAACCTTATTCGACATCAGAGAAGAACACATAGCAgagagaagccctatgaatgtaTAGAATGTGGGAAAACTTTCTACTGTAAGTCAGATGTCACTCGACATCAGAgaagaacgcacagtagagaaaAACCCTACGAATGTGTAGAATGCAGTAAGACTTTCTACTGTAAGTCATACCTCATTCGCCATCAGAGTAGAACTCACAGTAGAGAGAAGCCCTATGAGTGTACAGACTGTACTAAAACTTTTTACTGTAAGTCAGATCTTACTCGGCATCAAACAACTCACAGTGGAGAAAAGCCTTTTGAATGTAATGAATGCTCTAAAACATTCTACTATAAATCAGACCTCGCCaatcatcagaaaacacatacaGATGATAATCCCTATGAAtgtaaagaatgtagaaaaacttTCTGCTCCAAGTCAAGCCTCAATCAGCATCATAGGATTCATACAGGTgagaagccctatgaatgtaatgAATGTAAGAAAAGTTTCAATTCGAAATCAAATCTCACTGAGCATCAGAGAAGAACTCATACAAgagagaagccctatgaatgtaGCGAATGTTGGAAATCCTTCTACTGTAGGTCAGAACTTACGAATCATCAGAGGACTCATACAGTGGAGAGATACTATGAATGTAAAGAGTGTAGAAAAAAT
The sequence above is drawn from the Apodemus sylvaticus chromosome 20, mApoSyl1.1, whole genome shotgun sequence genome and encodes:
- the LOC127670938 gene encoding zinc finger protein 883-like, giving the protein MSAEPAMEPVSFEDVAVYFTWEEWQDLDIAQKLLYREVMLENYSSLVSLGCCVMIKPELILMLEREFGPWRVADTSVWNLPGYCMTRPELSMKLQQGFEPWSGSEAALWSLPDVHNVSVLGNQETHLWQAEVTSGITSYEQMFEAELQIQEKIHREAKTYEYKECMENFYLNSQHTRNQTSQSYENPYGWEECRKAFYYQSTLTQHQRFHIGEKLYDSPQCWEIFPWKSQLSVHETFRAGERRYECEECRKSFHRKANLIRHQRRTHSREKPYECIECGKTFYCKSDVTRHQRRTHSREKPYECVECSKTFYCKSYLIRHQSRTHSREKPYECTDCTKTFYCKSDLTRHQTTHSGEKPFECNECSKTFYYKSDLANHQKTHTDDNPYECKECRKTFCSKSSLNQHHRIHTGEKPYECNECKKSFNSKSNLTEHQRRTHTREKPYECSECWKSFYCRSELTNHQRTHTVERYYECKECRKNFYCKSNLNQHQRTHTGEKPYECKDCNKAFYCKSNLNQHQRTHTGEKPFACKDCSKAFYCKSSLVKHQKIHSGEKPYECEECRKTFFQKSDLTRHQRTHTGEKPYACKDCSKTFYCKSNLNQHRRTHTHEKPYECKECRETFYSKSELTEHQRTHTDEKPYVMFNIDCQLDKIWNHLGDRPVGMPVKDYLD